The genomic stretch TGGAGAGGGATGACACCCTTCGGGTCGTCATCCTTACAGGAGCAGGAGACCGGGCCTTTTGCTCGGGCTCGGACCTCACCGAACTCAGGGAGACGGCGCCCCTGGAGCTTCGACGGAGGATCGAAGCTGCAAATACGATCAGGAAGATCACAAAGCCTGTTATAGCCATGATCAGGGGCTACGCCCTCGGAGGTGGCCTGGAACTCGCCCTGGCCTGTGACATCAGGATCGCCTCTGAGGATGCCCAACTGGGCTTTCCGGAGGTGCGCTTGGGCTGGCTCCCCGGAGGCGGAGGGGGTACGCAGGTTCTCGGTCGGCTGGTGGGGGAAGGGATGGCGATGAAGTTGATCCTTTCGGGAAGACCCATACCGGCCGTGGAAGCCAAACGGATCGGCTTGGTCGAAGAGGTGGTTACCCCTGACCTCTTGGAATCGGAAACGGAAAAGCTCGCCCGGCAGATCGCGGAGAACCCTTTGGAAGTCTTAAGGCTGGCAAAGGAGGCTGTAAGGGCTTCGATCCATACCAACCTTCATGCCCGGCTCGACTATGAGAGGGCACTCAATGCCCTCTGTTTCCATTTGAGGGGACAAGAAGAAAGGAGAGCCCCCGGGGGATCTGCCGAAGGCGGATGAATCCCAACCTCCGGCGATCGATCTTCGAGGACCCTGTGATGAGAAAACCCGCTCCATTCGATGCTCCGGCATACCACATAAGGTCTCTCGCCAAGGCCCTTCGGATCCTCGAGAGGCTGGGCGACGGACCGGCTAAGCCACAGGTCCTGGCCCGGGAACTCTCCCTCGGGATAACTACGACATACCGGATCCTGTCCACCCTGAAGTCCTCTGGATTTGTCCGGCAGGAGTCCTCTGACGGCCGGTTCGGCTTGGGCTTCAAGTTCCTGGAGCTATCCAACAGGCTCCGGGCACAGCTCCCTCTGATTACCATCGGAAGCCGTTACATGGCTGAGCTTCATTCCCTCTACGATGAGACGGTCAATCTCGCCATCCTGGAGAAGACCGAGGTCTTCTACGTCAATGTCAGGGAGTCATCAAAACCGCTCCGGATCGGTGCACGACTCGGAGATCGTCGCCCCGCTAACTGCACGGCTCTGGGCAAGGTATTGCTCTCCGACCTAAGCAGAAGGGATCTGCTCCAGCTTTACGAGCAGGGCCGGGGACTGGTCAGATCGACGCCCAGGAGCATCGCAGATCT from Deltaproteobacteria bacterium encodes the following:
- a CDS encoding enoyl-CoA hydratase/isomerase family protein, giving the protein MKGVLLASRDRVAKITLNRPEKLNALNSRMNSELIEAVDQVERDDTLRVVILTGAGDRAFCSGSDLTELRETAPLELRRRIEAANTIRKITKPVIAMIRGYALGGGLELALACDIRIASEDAQLGFPEVRLGWLPGGGGGTQVLGRLVGEGMAMKLILSGRPIPAVEAKRIGLVEEVVTPDLLESETEKLARQIAENPLEVLRLAKEAVRASIHTNLHARLDYERALNALCFHLRGQEERRAPGGSAEGG
- a CDS encoding IclR family transcriptional regulator gives rise to the protein MNPNLRRSIFEDPVMRKPAPFDAPAYHIRSLAKALRILERLGDGPAKPQVLARELSLGITTTYRILSTLKSSGFVRQESSDGRFGLGFKFLELSNRLRAQLPLITIGSRYMAELHSLYDETVNLAILEKTEVFYVNVRESSKPLRIGARLGDRRPANCTALGKVLLSDLSRRDLLQLYEQGRGLVRSTPRSIADLGALERELEAVRASGVATDQEEATPGICCVACPVRDLTGRTVAAMSIAVPTNRSEPERLVKFAGSLKEAAERFSQDLGFYGKEVKERKLSG